The Chryseobacterium aureum genome contains a region encoding:
- a CDS encoding class I SAM-dependent methyltransferase translates to MKDLMGRAIWDYYHNDNPEDLQTETSISELDELPVDYLFRDFEEMNDIEQKALQLSGGKVLDIGAGAGSHSLYLQNEKNLDVTALDISPKSVEVCKLRGVKKAVCENMLHFSGEKFDTILLLMNGTGVFERLAKIDTYLQKLHTLLNDKGQVLIDSTDILYMFDRDKDGGVYIPAGGYYGELGYVVHYKGESEEPITWLYLDFNTLKNAATNNGFKIERILKDEDSYLAKLTKK, encoded by the coding sequence ATGAAAGATTTAATGGGCAGAGCGATCTGGGATTATTACCACAATGACAATCCTGAAGATCTGCAGACTGAAACGTCAATTTCTGAGCTGGATGAGCTCCCGGTGGATTATTTATTCAGAGATTTTGAAGAAATGAATGATATTGAGCAGAAAGCACTGCAGCTATCCGGCGGAAAAGTTCTGGATATCGGAGCAGGTGCGGGGTCTCATTCCTTATATCTTCAGAATGAAAAAAACCTTGATGTGACTGCATTGGACATTTCCCCAAAATCTGTTGAAGTTTGTAAGCTCAGGGGAGTAAAAAAAGCAGTTTGTGAAAATATGCTTCATTTTTCCGGGGAGAAATTTGATACGATTTTATTGCTGATGAACGGAACCGGCGTCTTTGAAAGGCTAGCAAAAATTGATACTTACCTTCAGAAACTGCATACTTTACTCAATGATAAAGGACAGGTTCTGATTGACAGTACAGATATTCTTTACATGTTTGACCGTGATAAAGATGGCGGAGTCTATATTCCTGCCGGAGGTTATTATGGAGAGTTAGGATATGTAGTTCATTATAAAGGAGAATCTGAAGAGCCCATTACCTGGCTGTACCTTGACTTTAATACGTTAAAAAATGCTGCCACAAATAATGGTTTCAAAATAGAAAGAATATTGAAAGATGAAGATTCTTATTTAGCAAAATTGACTAAGAAATAA
- a CDS encoding TonB-dependent receptor, whose protein sequence is MKKQYAFIGLLASGMLFSQAVKDTAASKGIEDVVIVASRKPTKISEVPGTVWVVQKEKIQEQAKSGVPIKEMLSILIPSMDIGPQGRTNYGQNMRGRSALVMIDGVSLNSIRSISRQLDAIDPFNIERIEVLSGASSIYGGNATGGIINIITKTPSKKGISGETELGVRTGFMGKDDHDFRAAQSIAAKGDKFFGRLGVAYQQNGGVYGADQKQLFTDITQTDLQYNQSIDILATGGYQFNNKHKITASLQYYNSKFNGDRSLYLGQNLSAFTTKNASLLEMRDGFSSDKNVGTERYMATVAYNANGILGGQDLYVQLATRGEKLGFYPFPGNVTLQTGKIPYMSSSQQDTYYSGIKALLSKSWRGLNVTYGADFDFEKFEGTQSVYDIAKTMSSGGLVNETKYSLGRYPTNHSQSYAGYVQAKYNILPRLQLNAGIRYQHINVKMDDFVGSEQQTQVAMGYGSSASAIPGGESSYNVILANAGLLYKFNEQHQVWGTFSQGASLADPAKFYGIGQYKLVGANWDVVSSINVKEQPLQAIKTNQLEVGYRVNRGGLRAQIAGFLSNSDKTIAVDKKTFQILVNDLKLRNMGIEAEVSYSLNNGVYFGASGLLIKSEVDNKGEWQKQEIYNASPSKLVTYIGYTIQNWSFRFQSLQNFKQKDELNNVVEGYNTSDLMIGYRFHWGKFNLGIQNLFNTDYQTIWSKRSQVLYSTYGLPELFNYKGRGRTFNLSYTFEF, encoded by the coding sequence ATGAAAAAGCAGTATGCATTCATAGGTCTTTTAGCTTCCGGGATGTTATTTTCTCAGGCCGTTAAAGACACTGCAGCCTCTAAAGGTATTGAAGATGTGGTGATTGTAGCTTCCAGAAAACCCACCAAAATCTCTGAAGTACCGGGAACCGTTTGGGTAGTACAGAAAGAAAAAATTCAGGAACAGGCTAAAAGTGGAGTTCCGATCAAAGAAATGCTGTCGATTCTTATTCCTTCCATGGATATTGGTCCACAGGGAAGAACCAATTACGGACAGAACATGAGAGGGCGTTCTGCATTGGTAATGATAGACGGGGTTTCTCTGAACAGTATTCGTTCCATAAGCCGTCAGCTGGATGCTATTGATCCTTTTAATATTGAGAGGATAGAAGTGCTTTCAGGAGCAAGCTCTATTTATGGGGGCAATGCCACAGGCGGAATTATCAATATTATTACAAAAACACCCTCCAAAAAAGGAATCAGCGGCGAAACAGAATTGGGGGTACGTACCGGATTTATGGGGAAAGACGACCATGATTTCCGGGCAGCCCAATCTATTGCAGCTAAGGGAGACAAGTTTTTCGGAAGATTGGGAGTAGCTTATCAGCAGAACGGCGGGGTGTATGGAGCAGATCAGAAACAGCTGTTTACAGATATTACACAAACTGACCTTCAGTATAATCAATCAATTGATATTCTTGCTACAGGAGGATATCAGTTCAATAATAAACATAAAATAACGGCTTCCCTTCAGTACTACAATTCCAAATTTAATGGAGACCGGAGTTTATATCTGGGGCAAAATCTGAGTGCATTCACTACCAAAAATGCTTCATTACTGGAAATGAGAGATGGTTTCTCATCAGATAAAAATGTAGGAACAGAGCGTTACATGGCTACAGTAGCTTACAACGCAAACGGGATTTTAGGCGGACAGGATCTGTATGTACAGTTGGCAACACGTGGCGAAAAATTAGGGTTCTATCCATTTCCGGGGAATGTCACTTTACAGACCGGGAAAATACCTTATATGTCCTCTTCACAGCAGGATACTTATTATTCAGGAATTAAAGCCTTACTATCAAAATCATGGCGGGGACTGAATGTTACGTACGGAGCGGATTTTGATTTTGAAAAATTTGAGGGAACCCAATCTGTTTATGATATCGCAAAGACCATGTCCAGCGGAGGTTTAGTCAACGAAACAAAATACAGTCTGGGAAGGTATCCTACCAATCATTCCCAAAGTTATGCAGGATATGTTCAGGCCAAATACAATATTCTTCCCAGGTTACAATTGAATGCAGGAATCCGTTACCAGCATATCAACGTAAAAATGGATGATTTTGTAGGTTCAGAACAGCAAACACAGGTAGCTATGGGCTATGGAAGCTCAGCATCTGCAATTCCCGGCGGTGAAAGTTCTTATAATGTGATATTAGCCAATGCCGGATTACTGTACAAATTCAATGAGCAGCATCAGGTATGGGGAACATTTTCCCAGGGGGCAAGCCTGGCCGATCCTGCTAAATTTTATGGAATAGGGCAGTACAAATTGGTGGGAGCAAACTGGGATGTAGTCTCAAGTATCAATGTAAAAGAACAGCCGCTGCAGGCCATCAAAACCAACCAGCTTGAAGTGGGTTACCGTGTCAACAGAGGTGGCTTAAGAGCTCAGATTGCCGGGTTCCTGAGTAATTCTGATAAAACTATTGCCGTAGATAAAAAGACCTTTCAGATTCTTGTGAACGATTTGAAATTACGAAACATGGGAATTGAAGCTGAGGTTTCTTATTCTTTAAACAATGGTGTTTATTTCGGGGCGAGCGGACTTCTGATCAAATCTGAAGTAGATAACAAAGGAGAATGGCAGAAGCAGGAAATTTACAATGCTTCCCCTTCAAAATTGGTAACGTATATCGGTTATACTATTCAAAACTGGTCTTTCAGATTCCAGTCTTTGCAGAATTTCAAACAGAAAGACGAGCTTAATAATGTGGTGGAAGGGTACAATACCTCAGATCTGATGATAGGATACCGATTCCACTGGGGGAAATTCAATCTGGGAATTCAGAATCTATTCAATACAGATTATCAGACAATATGGAGCAAGCGTTCCCAGGTATTATATTCTACTTACGGACTGCCGGAACTGTTTAACTATAAAGGTAGAGGAAGAACTTTCAACCTCTCTTACACTTTTGAGTTTTAA
- the metG gene encoding methionine--tRNA ligase, translating to MSNRKMITAALPYANGPVHIGHLAGVYIPADVYARFQRRLGKDVAFICGSDEHGIPITIRAKKEGVTPQDIVDKYHEIIKKSFSDLGISFDEYSRTTSKNHYETSQDFFKVLYEKGKFTEEISEQYFDEQAGEFLADRYIVGTCPNCGNENAYGDQCEKCGSTLSPSELINPKSMLSGNVPILKETKNWYLPLNEYEDFLNEWIIEGHKDDWKPNVYGQVKSWLNDGLKPRAMTRDLNWGVPVPLPNAEGKVLYVWFDAPIGYISFTKEWADKNGKNWKDYWQSNDSDLVHFIGKDNIVFHCIIFPSMMKAHGDYIMPANVPAFEFLNLENDKISTSRNWAVWAHEYVEDFPGQQDVLRYALLSSAPETKDNNFTWKDFQTKNNSELVNIFGNFINRVAVLINKFFEGKVPEGDINAPELEQIGKSAIEIRNYLDNYEFRNALTAFMNLARFGNGYLQNEEPWKTFENDVERTKNTLFIGAQIAVALGNLAEPFLPFTAQKIYDIFNVSQSEWTTIENSKVLIEAGHKIVEKAPLIYSKIEDSVIDTQIQKLEDTKQNNKKTNPNAKPMKEEITFDDFTKIDLRTATILEAEKVEKADKLLKLTVDTGVDVRTVVSGIAESFSPEELIGKQVMILLNLAPRKIRGIESQGMLLLTTKPDGKLSFVTPDDSNVENGIEIG from the coding sequence ATGTCAAACAGAAAGATGATTACGGCAGCTTTGCCTTATGCAAACGGGCCGGTTCATATAGGACATTTGGCAGGTGTTTATATTCCTGCGGATGTTTACGCAAGATTTCAGAGAAGATTAGGAAAAGATGTAGCGTTTATCTGTGGTTCAGATGAGCACGGAATTCCTATTACCATAAGAGCTAAAAAAGAAGGGGTAACCCCTCAGGATATCGTGGACAAATATCACGAGATCATTAAAAAATCTTTTTCTGACCTGGGAATTTCATTTGATGAATACTCCAGAACAACGTCTAAAAACCACTACGAAACCAGTCAGGATTTCTTTAAGGTATTATATGAAAAAGGAAAATTCACGGAAGAAATTTCTGAACAGTATTTTGATGAGCAGGCAGGAGAATTCCTTGCTGACCGTTATATTGTAGGAACCTGTCCTAACTGCGGCAACGAAAATGCGTATGGTGACCAGTGTGAGAAATGTGGTTCTACCCTTTCCCCATCAGAACTGATCAATCCGAAATCAATGCTTAGCGGAAATGTTCCTATCCTTAAAGAAACAAAAAACTGGTATCTTCCATTAAACGAATACGAGGACTTTCTAAATGAATGGATCATTGAGGGCCACAAAGATGACTGGAAGCCTAACGTATACGGACAGGTTAAATCATGGTTAAATGACGGCCTTAAACCCCGTGCGATGACCAGAGACCTGAACTGGGGAGTTCCGGTTCCGCTTCCGAATGCGGAAGGAAAGGTTTTATATGTATGGTTTGATGCTCCTATCGGGTATATCTCTTTCACCAAAGAATGGGCAGATAAAAACGGAAAAAACTGGAAAGATTACTGGCAGAGTAATGACAGTGATCTGGTACATTTTATCGGAAAGGATAATATTGTATTTCACTGTATTATTTTCCCTTCTATGATGAAAGCGCACGGAGATTACATCATGCCGGCTAATGTTCCTGCTTTTGAATTCCTGAATCTTGAGAATGATAAAATTTCAACATCAAGAAACTGGGCGGTATGGGCGCATGAATATGTAGAAGACTTCCCGGGGCAGCAGGATGTATTAAGATATGCTCTTCTTTCATCGGCTCCTGAAACAAAGGATAACAACTTTACATGGAAAGATTTCCAGACAAAGAATAATTCTGAATTGGTAAACATTTTCGGAAATTTCATAAATCGTGTTGCCGTTTTAATTAATAAATTCTTTGAAGGCAAAGTTCCTGAAGGTGATATTAATGCACCTGAACTTGAACAGATTGGTAAAAGCGCAATTGAGATAAGAAATTACTTAGACAATTATGAATTTAGAAATGCTTTAACAGCTTTTATGAATTTAGCAAGATTTGGAAATGGTTATCTTCAAAACGAAGAGCCATGGAAAACTTTTGAAAATGATGTAGAAAGAACAAAGAATACATTATTTATCGGAGCTCAAATAGCAGTTGCATTAGGAAATTTAGCAGAACCTTTCCTTCCTTTTACAGCTCAAAAAATCTATGATATATTCAATGTTAGCCAATCAGAGTGGACGACTATTGAAAACTCAAAAGTTTTAATTGAAGCAGGACATAAAATAGTTGAAAAAGCACCTCTTATTTATTCTAAAATTGAGGACAGCGTAATTGACACTCAGATCCAAAAGCTGGAGGACACAAAACAAAACAATAAAAAGACAAACCCTAACGCAAAACCTATGAAAGAAGAGATCACATTTGATGATTTTACTAAAATAGACCTGAGAACAGCTACTATTTTAGAAGCTGAAAAAGTAGAAAAAGCAGACAAACTGTTAAAACTTACTGTAGATACAGGAGTAGATGTAAGAACTGTTGTTTCCGGAATTGCAGAAAGTTTCTCTCCTGAAGAACTAATCGGGAAGCAGGTAATGATCCTTCTGAATCTTGCTCCAAGAAAAATCAGAGGAATTGAATCTCAGGGAATGTTATTATTAACAACCAAACCAGACGGAAAATTATCTTTCGTAACACCGGATGACAGCAATGTTGAAAACGGTATTGAGATCGGATAA